A part of Chloroflexota bacterium genomic DNA contains:
- a CDS encoding Hsp20/alpha crystallin family protein: MTNLIRRDPVSEMLSWNRAMNRMLDRFYDENDAAFPDQFNLRVPLDVIENDNEFVVKADVAGLDPDKIDITYTNNNLTIKGELSDESEKTEEEGRYHIRERHYGSFSRTISMPGTVDVENIEAETRNGVLELHLPKKEEIKPKRIAVKVNSGDKVVEGRAKDK; this comes from the coding sequence ATGACAAACTTAATTCGACGTGACCCTGTTAGTGAAATGCTTTCCTGGAACCGCGCGATGAACCGGATGCTTGATCGGTTCTATGATGAAAATGATGCGGCCTTCCCCGATCAGTTCAACCTACGCGTCCCGCTTGACGTGATTGAGAATGATAATGAATTCGTCGTCAAAGCGGATGTGGCTGGGCTGGACCCGGACAAGATCGACATCACCTACACCAATAACAACCTGACCATCAAGGGTGAGCTGAGTGACGAAAGCGAAAAGACCGAAGAAGAAGGCCGCTACCACATTCGTGAGCGCCATTACGGCAGCTTCTCCCGCACAATCTCAATGCCTGGCACGGTTGATGTGGAAAATATAGAAGCCGAGACCAGGAATGGCGTACTCGAACTGCACCTGCCCAAGAAAGAAGAAATCAAACCAAAGCGCATTGCCGTGAAAGTAAACTCCGGTGATAAAGTGGTTGAAGGAAGGGCTAAAGACAAATAA
- a CDS encoding glutaminyl-peptide cyclotransferase yields MANEPGRSTYTSLWPLILAVIVIAGLSIFSLWKWVESRADEGAIPREMTFQMTYEVIQSYPHDPAAFTQGLIYEDGVFYESTGLYGESSLRKVDVATGEVLMQEDLPGQYFAEGLTNWENSLVQLTWQEHQGFVYDKDEFTPTGTFDYLTEGWGLTQDDERLIMSDGTSTLSFLDPDTFEVIGTVTVTDKGQELVNINELEYIRSEVFANIWLTDDIIRIDPDTGEVLGWIDMSGLLPEEERTPETNVLNGIAFDSQTNRLFVTGKFWPKVYEIRLVSVEGE; encoded by the coding sequence ATTGCGAATGAACCTGGCCGGTCAACATATACGTCCTTATGGCCGCTGATCCTTGCGGTTATTGTTATCGCTGGGCTCTCCATTTTTAGCCTTTGGAAATGGGTGGAATCCCGGGCGGACGAAGGTGCAATCCCCAGGGAGATGACCTTCCAGATGACCTATGAAGTCATCCAATCCTACCCGCATGATCCGGCGGCCTTTACCCAGGGGTTGATCTATGAGGATGGGGTTTTTTATGAGAGTACCGGTTTGTATGGGGAGTCATCTCTGCGAAAGGTGGATGTGGCGACGGGTGAGGTGTTGATGCAAGAGGATTTACCCGGGCAGTATTTTGCAGAGGGGCTCACCAATTGGGAAAACAGCCTGGTTCAGCTCACCTGGCAGGAACATCAGGGCTTTGTCTATGACAAGGATGAATTCACCCCGACGGGCACCTTTGACTATCTGACCGAGGGCTGGGGGCTGACCCAGGATGATGAGCGCCTGATTATGAGTGACGGCACATCCACGCTGAGTTTTCTGGATCCTGATACATTTGAGGTCATCGGAACGGTGACGGTTACTGATAAGGGCCAGGAACTTGTGAACATTAACGAGTTGGAATATATCCGCAGCGAAGTTTTTGCCAATATCTGGCTGACGGATGACATTATCCGGATTGATCCGGATACCGGAGAGGTGTTGGGCTGGATTGACATGAGCGGCCTGCTGCCCGAGGAAGAGCGGACACCAGAGACCAATGTCCTGAATGGGATTGCCTTTGATTCACAAACCAACCGCCTGTTCGTTACGGGGAAATTCTGGCCAAAAGTTTATGAGATTCGGTTGGTGTCCGTTGAAGGTGAGTGA
- a CDS encoding C-GCAxxG-C-C family protein: MSNNSEKQILIWGAGRIGRGFIGDIFADSGYELNFVDAAQPLVDLLNEQGVYTVVRAFGADNIQRIPVSQFKAYHVSQKDVLQKLVNEVDVIAIATFPKVFEAVAVELQKLILARRSVRPNDPLDIIICTNLVHAGPVFSTALYQGLDAEQQAYFDEKIGVVESLIIRMAPPAPAAEVEKDPLVVWTNGYAEFPVDASAFKAEPPQIAAFRLVTDMRAEEQRKMYTYNMCHAVLGYQGYQDGYKLLVDCLADPKLRTEAEGALNEVSTALQNQYGFTAEAMAKWVEGVIDQTNNPSIGDTVARMAADPLRKLKKTDRLIGPSLLCLKNGVDPKYLVRAIAYALHFRTEDDPNSIKLTDDIEDHGLEAALKTATSLGEDPLEKKLMEAIKAAYQQAGKEIDWRKKAKEAYDLGFKYESVYHGCGQSSYAAISELLGTFDPEVFKAATGLCGGIGLKNNNTCSAFTGAVLAIGNIYNRRREHFDGNRETKYQNFDLVQQLYEKFTTEFGGITCVHIHTVKYGRPYDLSVKAESVAFEEAGGHGPNGCTDTVGKACQFAIEALAPMLIEKEEE; encoded by the coding sequence ATGAGCAATAATAGCGAAAAACAAATCCTCATCTGGGGTGCCGGTAGAATTGGCCGTGGTTTCATCGGTGACATCTTTGCCGACTCGGGATATGAGCTGAATTTTGTTGATGCCGCTCAGCCCCTGGTGGACTTGCTCAATGAGCAGGGTGTCTATACGGTGGTTCGCGCGTTTGGCGCGGATAATATCCAGCGCATCCCTGTAAGTCAATTTAAGGCCTATCACGTTTCGCAAAAGGATGTCCTGCAGAAGCTGGTCAATGAAGTGGATGTGATCGCCATTGCGACTTTCCCCAAGGTCTTTGAGGCAGTTGCTGTAGAATTACAAAAATTGATCCTCGCGCGTCGCAGCGTTCGGCCGAATGATCCCTTGGATATTATTATTTGCACCAATCTGGTGCATGCCGGGCCGGTTTTCTCCACGGCGTTGTATCAGGGACTTGATGCAGAACAACAAGCCTATTTTGACGAGAAAATTGGTGTGGTTGAATCACTGATTATTCGGATGGCGCCGCCAGCCCCCGCAGCTGAGGTTGAAAAAGATCCCTTGGTCGTGTGGACCAATGGTTATGCGGAGTTCCCGGTGGACGCGAGTGCCTTCAAGGCCGAACCACCTCAGATTGCTGCCTTCCGCTTGGTGACCGATATGCGGGCCGAAGAACAACGGAAGATGTACACCTATAATATGTGCCATGCCGTTCTGGGTTACCAGGGCTATCAGGATGGCTACAAATTGCTGGTGGATTGCCTGGCGGATCCAAAATTACGGACTGAAGCTGAAGGCGCGTTGAATGAGGTCAGCACCGCGCTCCAAAATCAATATGGTTTCACAGCGGAAGCGATGGCTAAATGGGTTGAGGGCGTCATTGACCAGACGAATAACCCGAGCATTGGTGACACTGTGGCTCGCATGGCTGCTGACCCGCTGCGGAAGCTCAAAAAAACTGACCGGTTGATTGGGCCTTCATTGCTTTGCCTGAAAAACGGCGTTGACCCCAAGTATTTGGTTCGAGCGATTGCTTATGCACTGCATTTTCGCACTGAGGATGACCCAAATTCCATAAAATTAACCGATGATATCGAAGATCACGGCTTGGAGGCAGCCCTCAAGACTGCTACCAGTCTTGGAGAGGACCCTTTGGAAAAGAAACTCATGGAAGCTATCAAAGCTGCTTATCAGCAGGCTGGAAAAGAAATTGACTGGCGGAAGAAAGCCAAAGAAGCCTATGATCTCGGTTTTAAATATGAATCAGTCTATCATGGCTGTGGTCAGTCTTCCTATGCGGCCATCTCTGAACTTCTGGGCACATTTGACCCCGAGGTGTTTAAAGCGGCCACTGGGCTTTGCGGCGGGATCGGTCTAAAAAATAATAACACCTGCTCCGCCTTCACCGGCGCGGTTCTGGCGATTGGTAATATCTATAACCGCCGTCGAGAACATTTTGATGGCAATCGTGAAACCAAGTATCAGAATTTCGATCTCGTTCAACAACTCTATGAAAAATTCACGACTGAATTCGGTGGGATTACCTGCGTCCATATCCACACAGTGAAATATGGCAGGCCATATGACCTGAGTGTGAAAGCGGAATCGGTTGCTTTTGAAGAAGCTGGCGGGCATGGACCAAACGGCTGCACGGATACAGTTGGCAAAGCCTGCCAATTCGCAATCGAAGCATTGGCCCCCATGCTCATCGAAAAAGAAGAGGAGTAG
- a CDS encoding PTS sugar transporter subunit IIA yields the protein MDLQEMRISEVIQPSAIDLELQGIHSKDDVIACLAKKLDEAGLLVDKDLYIQSVYEREDMGSTYMGFDIAIPHGKSPGVREAGIAFGRCMDGFEYISQNDKANVKLVFLLAIPDRTSPDAYMAVLAKLARLLVHEEFREALMLASNYDDVISAIIECEQYLMD from the coding sequence ATGGATCTCCAGGAAATGCGGATCAGCGAAGTTATTCAACCATCAGCCATTGACCTTGAGTTACAGGGTATTCACAGCAAGGATGATGTGATTGCCTGTCTGGCCAAAAAGCTGGATGAGGCTGGTTTGTTGGTGGATAAGGACCTTTATATCCAATCCGTTTATGAACGGGAGGATATGGGTTCCACCTACATGGGTTTTGATATCGCAATTCCCCATGGGAAAAGTCCTGGGGTTCGTGAGGCAGGGATCGCTTTCGGCCGGTGCATGGATGGCTTTGAATATATTTCTCAGAATGATAAAGCCAATGTCAAACTGGTTTTTCTCCTGGCCATTCCAGACCGCACTTCTCCTGACGCCTATATGGCTGTTTTGGCCAAATTAGCTCGTTTGTTGGTTCATGAAGAATTTCGGGAAGCCCTTATGCTGGCGTCCAATTATGATGACGTCATTTCTGCAATTATCGAATGTGAGCAGTATCTAATGGATTAG
- a CDS encoding flavodoxin family protein, translated as MNKILVLYHSQQFGHLHMMAEAFAEGIQKAGGEATLHNTNHSRYNIEEYRQFDGVAIGSPDYFSYIAGTLKTFLDDWFLAKSREPQGLTHKPYVLFLSYDHVGQARQALEMLFSRLGTQVGSIVECDGEPDEATLAACRELGAKIVQAID; from the coding sequence ATGAATAAAATACTGGTACTTTATCATTCGCAGCAATTTGGACATTTACACATGATGGCGGAGGCCTTCGCAGAGGGCATCCAAAAAGCAGGCGGAGAGGCAACGCTCCATAACACCAATCACAGCCGGTATAACATTGAGGAGTACCGCCAATTTGACGGTGTGGCAATCGGTTCACCGGACTATTTCAGCTATATCGCCGGCACCCTGAAGACATTTCTCGATGATTGGTTTCTGGCTAAATCCAGAGAGCCACAGGGCCTCACCCACAAGCCCTACGTCCTGTTCCTCAGCTATGACCATGTCGGCCAGGCCAGACAGGCGCTGGAGATGCTCTTCAGCCGGCTTGGCACCCAGGTCGGCAGCATCGTAGAATGTGACGGGGAACCGGATGAGGCAACCCTGGCTGCCTGCCGGGAACTCGGCGCAAAAATCGTTCAGGCGATAGATTAA
- a CDS encoding PTS fructose transporter subunit IIB, with the protein MMKIVAVSACSAGIAHTYMAAEGLKKSAKKAGDEIKVEIQGSMGLEHRLNQKDIDEADLVLFVTNINIREKDRFKDKNVIMMDPGQFIGKPDESLLHAKEKGGFA; encoded by the coding sequence ATTATGAAGATCGTAGCAGTGAGCGCTTGTAGTGCAGGTATTGCACATACCTATATGGCAGCAGAAGGCCTCAAAAAGAGTGCAAAAAAAGCTGGCGATGAGATCAAGGTCGAGATCCAGGGGTCAATGGGTCTTGAGCACCGTCTCAATCAAAAAGATATTGATGAAGCGGATCTGGTTCTGTTTGTGACCAATATCAATATTCGTGAGAAGGATCGCTTCAAAGATAAGAATGTGATCATGATGGATCCCGGTCAATTTATTGGTAAACCGGATGAGTCTCTTTTGCATGCAAAAGAGAAAGGAGGATTTGCATAA
- a CDS encoding PTS fructose transporter subunit IIC, with amino-acid sequence MKKFLSDLQRHLLTGVSYMIPFVVPGGILIALGFLFGGIYVFEGSGFAAQLFFLGKDAFGLMVAVLAGYIAYSISDRPGIAPGFVGGIVADRIGAGFIGGIIAGLLAGYIVEAIKKISVPGWLRSLMPVLIIPLFATTIVGLLMIYVIGGPVAWLNTTMSNFLNNIGTGSALLLGALLGGMMALDMGGPVNKAAYFFALGVVEAAGNYAPLAAVMVGGMVPPLVIALAMLIAKNKFTETERGGLAGCFIGAATFITEFTIPYAAGDPARVLPSIIAGSAVGSAVSMALGVTMTAPHGGLFVLPLANKPILFILSILIGGVVGALVLVALKPKVAAEESAAEAL; translated from the coding sequence ATGAAAAAGTTCCTATCCGATTTGCAGCGGCACCTCTTAACCGGTGTGTCGTACATGATCCCATTCGTTGTTCCCGGTGGTATTTTGATTGCCCTGGGTTTCCTGTTCGGTGGCATCTATGTGTTTGAAGGCTCTGGCTTTGCTGCCCAACTGTTTTTCCTTGGTAAAGACGCCTTTGGTTTGATGGTCGCTGTCCTGGCTGGCTACATTGCCTACTCCATTTCTGATCGCCCTGGCATCGCCCCCGGTTTTGTGGGTGGTATTGTTGCTGATCGAATCGGCGCTGGTTTCATCGGTGGCATCATCGCCGGTTTGCTGGCTGGCTATATCGTCGAAGCCATCAAGAAAATCAGCGTTCCTGGCTGGCTGCGCTCTCTGATGCCTGTGCTCATCATTCCTTTGTTCGCAACCACAATTGTTGGCCTGTTGATGATCTACGTCATCGGCGGCCCTGTAGCCTGGTTGAACACCACTATGAGCAACTTCCTGAACAACATTGGGACTGGAAGTGCCTTACTCCTCGGTGCTCTACTCGGTGGTATGATGGCCCTGGATATGGGTGGCCCTGTGAACAAAGCTGCTTACTTCTTCGCCCTTGGCGTTGTTGAAGCCGCTGGCAACTATGCCCCCCTTGCTGCTGTCATGGTTGGCGGTATGGTTCCTCCTTTAGTTATTGCTTTGGCCATGTTGATTGCCAAGAACAAATTCACAGAGACCGAACGCGGTGGTCTGGCTGGCTGCTTCATTGGCGCTGCCACATTTATCACCGAATTCACTATTCCTTATGCTGCTGGTGATCCTGCCCGGGTGCTGCCCTCCATCATCGCTGGCTCTGCTGTTGGCTCCGCCGTCAGCATGGCCCTCGGTGTGACAATGACGGCTCCCCATGGTGGCCTCTTCGTGCTGCCTCTTGCTAATAAACCAATTTTGTTCATCCTCTCCATCCTGATCGGTGGTGTGGTTGGTGCGTTGGTGCTGGTTGCCCTCAAACCCAAAGTTGCTGCAGAAGAATCTGCTGCGGAAGCTCTCTAA
- a CDS encoding DeoR/GlpR transcriptional regulator, with the protein MKKKVFREERLRMIMEMLFEQKSVSVDQLTRKFDKSAGMIRLDLAELETRGLISRTHGGAILVQDSTEDFVLEKNLLQLRVETKKEEKIRIGKAVADLISDGDSVMMDGGSTNYFVALELRKKRNLKIVTTSLFLFPVLSEIPDATIYLTGGTLRREYQDTFGEIALDTIKRFQPEHTILGVDGVSRTSGFTTVDPGLAMIKRQMVAVTKDLIVAADSSKFGKVCLLSITDIQRTSVIVTDTGLPIEEADAIRQLGPEVIRA; encoded by the coding sequence ATGAAGAAGAAAGTATTTCGTGAAGAACGCTTACGCATGATCATGGAAATGCTTTTTGAACAAAAAAGCGTTTCTGTGGATCAGCTGACAAGAAAATTTGATAAAAGTGCTGGAATGATCCGGCTGGACCTGGCAGAGCTTGAGACCCGAGGACTTATTTCTCGGACGCATGGCGGCGCAATTTTGGTGCAGGATTCCACGGAAGATTTTGTCTTAGAAAAGAATTTACTGCAATTGCGAGTTGAAACCAAAAAAGAAGAAAAAATCCGGATTGGTAAGGCTGTTGCAGACTTGATCAGTGATGGCGATTCGGTCATGATGGATGGCGGCTCGACGAACTATTTTGTGGCTTTGGAACTTCGCAAGAAACGCAATTTGAAGATCGTCACGACATCGCTGTTTTTATTTCCGGTTTTATCGGAAATTCCTGATGCGACCATTTATCTGACCGGTGGCACGTTGCGCCGTGAATATCAAGACACCTTTGGTGAAATTGCATTGGATACGATCAAACGTTTCCAGCCAGAGCACACGATATTGGGTGTGGATGGTGTATCACGGACCAGCGGCTTCACGACGGTTGACCCGGGCCTGGCGATGATCAAGCGTCAGATGGTCGCCGTGACCAAGGACCTGATCGTGGCAGCGGACTCTTCCAAATTTGGGAAAGTTTGTTTGCTATCTATTACGGATATTCAACGCACATCAGTGATTGTCACGGATACCGGTCTGCCCATTGAAGAGGCAGATGCCATTCGACAATTAGGACCAGAGGTTATTCGGGCTTAA
- the pepT gene encoding peptidase T, with protein MQPVIDRFLRYIKIDTQSARKSDTFPSTEKQLDLAKILVRELLEMGLNDAGMDEYGYVTATLPANIDREVPVVGFLAHMDTSPDLSGENVNPQFIENYDGGMVVLNAEKQILMDPEEFPDLKKYIGKTLITTDGTTLLGADDKAGVAEIMTAIQTLLDHPEIQHGTIRIGFTPDEEVGAGVDHFDVEKFGADFAYTVDGGEIGEVQYENFNAVGAELVIHGRNVHPGKAKLKMHNALLIGMELNDMLPVFERPEFTDKYEGFFHIYEFNGTVEEATMAYIIRDHDREKFEAKKQLIQSAVDFINQKYGETVIELTLEDQYFNMREMVEPRPEIMGIALQAVKALGIEPLVEPVRGGTDGSRLSYMGLPTPNLFTGGHYFHGKFEFIPTFAMEKAVETLVAIAQLVAEK; from the coding sequence ATGCAACCCGTTATTGATCGTTTCTTACGCTATATCAAAATCGACACGCAATCCGCCCGAAAATCTGATACCTTTCCCAGCACTGAAAAACAGCTCGACCTGGCGAAAATCCTGGTCAGGGAACTTTTGGAAATGGGGCTGAATGACGCAGGTATGGACGAATATGGCTATGTGACCGCCACACTGCCTGCCAATATTGACCGGGAGGTCCCCGTGGTTGGCTTCCTGGCGCACATGGACACCAGCCCTGACCTGTCCGGTGAGAACGTCAATCCGCAGTTCATCGAAAATTACGATGGCGGCATGGTGGTTCTGAATGCCGAAAAACAGATCCTGATGGACCCGGAAGAATTCCCGGACCTGAAGAAATACATCGGCAAAACCCTGATCACCACCGACGGCACAACCCTGCTGGGCGCGGATGATAAAGCCGGCGTGGCTGAGATCATGACAGCCATCCAAACCCTGCTGGACCACCCGGAGATCCAGCACGGCACGATCCGGATCGGTTTTACGCCGGATGAAGAAGTTGGCGCAGGGGTGGATCATTTCGATGTGGAGAAATTTGGGGCGGACTTCGCTTATACGGTGGATGGCGGCGAGATCGGCGAGGTGCAATACGAGAACTTCAACGCTGTCGGCGCAGAGCTGGTGATCCACGGCCGGAACGTGCACCCCGGCAAGGCCAAACTCAAAATGCACAATGCCCTGCTGATCGGCATGGAGCTCAATGACATGCTACCGGTCTTCGAACGGCCGGAATTCACTGATAAATATGAAGGTTTCTTCCATATATACGAGTTCAATGGGACCGTGGAAGAAGCGACCATGGCCTATATCATCCGCGACCATGACCGCGAGAAATTTGAAGCTAAGAAACAACTGATCCAGTCCGCAGTAGATTTCATCAACCAGAAATACGGCGAAACGGTAATCGAGCTGACCCTGGAAGACCAATATTTCAACATGCGCGAGATGGTAGAACCCCGACCTGAGATCATGGGCATCGCTTTGCAAGCCGTGAAAGCTCTGGGAATTGAACCGCTGGTCGAACCCGTGCGCGGCGGGACAGATGGCAGCCGCCTCTCCTATATGGGCCTGCCTACACCCAATTTATTCACCGGCGGGCATTATTTCCACGGAAAATTCGAGTTTATTCCGACTTTTGCCATGGAAAAAGCGGTTGAAACGCTGGTGGCAATCGCCCAATTGGTTGCGGAAAAATAA
- a CDS encoding SIS domain-containing protein, whose protein sequence is MEQNKDHYRTQHPYHVWDSLQMIPALLNECLEGEVQSDIQKIATDFQKRGIKKLIMLGRGSSYFAALAVESLFEKLTKIPASCYVTNVFQEYPYEGCDSKTAVFFISHSGKSEGDLRVVEQVKALGAYTVGVTDIKGSALAEAVDQLLIGPGGSKIELPASRTYATAIYRLQLLVQALAEVLKVVDDPDEYKEALLALPEQVKGFMAAFEIEAPKVVNLLSDRRYQLIVGFGPNWANAGEAAMAFNQSSGIPTLRYEMENYIHGPMQGLTPDAGVIGIAPTAALENRMFGMMAAARTIGARTVLLAPKGTQAPAVDYLVELPAGIPDLISAIPYMVPLWQIGYHFGLLGNGTHPDRLSMDKPEFKEAFSYIMKEDKWVTKK, encoded by the coding sequence ATGGAACAAAACAAAGATCATTATCGTACCCAACATCCCTACCATGTGTGGGATTCGCTCCAGATGATCCCGGCATTATTAAATGAGTGCCTCGAAGGTGAGGTACAGTCGGATATCCAGAAAATAGCGACGGATTTCCAAAAGCGTGGGATCAAAAAATTGATTATGTTGGGACGTGGGTCTTCCTACTTTGCTGCCCTTGCGGTGGAGTCTTTGTTTGAAAAACTAACGAAGATCCCAGCCAGCTGTTATGTGACCAATGTCTTTCAGGAATATCCCTACGAAGGCTGTGATTCCAAGACCGCCGTCTTTTTCATTTCCCACTCAGGGAAATCCGAAGGCGACCTCCGCGTGGTTGAACAAGTCAAGGCCTTGGGCGCCTATACGGTTGGCGTGACTGATATCAAAGGATCCGCCCTGGCCGAAGCGGTGGATCAATTGCTGATCGGGCCGGGCGGCTCCAAGATTGAACTGCCCGCCTCCCGGACCTATGCAACGGCCATTTACCGGCTGCAGCTCCTTGTGCAGGCCCTGGCTGAAGTTTTGAAGGTTGTGGACGACCCGGATGAATATAAGGAGGCCCTTCTGGCACTGCCTGAGCAGGTGAAGGGTTTTATGGCGGCATTTGAGATCGAAGCGCCAAAGGTTGTGAACCTTCTCAGTGACCGCCGCTATCAGTTGATTGTGGGTTTTGGTCCGAACTGGGCGAATGCAGGTGAAGCAGCAATGGCATTTAATCAGTCCAGTGGGATCCCCACCCTGCGTTATGAGATGGAAAACTATATCCACGGTCCCATGCAGGGACTCACGCCCGACGCCGGTGTGATTGGAATTGCGCCGACCGCCGCATTAGAAAACCGGATGTTTGGCATGATGGCAGCCGCCCGTACTATTGGCGCCAGGACCGTGTTATTGGCCCCCAAAGGCACGCAGGCTCCAGCAGTCGATTATTTGGTTGAATTACCTGCGGGCATCCCCGACCTAATTTCCGCCATCCCCTATATGGTGCCGCTATGGCAGATTGGCTATCACTTTGGCCTGCTGGGTAACGGGACTCATCCTGACCGCCTTTCCATGGATAAACCCGAATTCAAAGAAGCCTTTTCATACATCATGAAAGAGGATAAGTGGGTGACGAAGAAGTAA
- a CDS encoding class I SAM-dependent methyltransferase, translating into MPEPSNLDKAALRGEPSWVWRDGQRRRLEMIQEAAGDRIGGQLLVDGCGVGMYLHHLSPQFSPAVGLDIEFERLQEAHALEPNVVNGVGEYLPFPSGTFDLILSHEVLEHVQDDQLAINEAVRVLKPGGRLVLFCPNRGYPFETHGIYRRGKYHFGNKLFVNYLPRRWRDKLAPHVEIYTRHDLDKLFKGLPVKFITRATVFGAYDNIIAKRPKLGKFLRSFLQWLEKTPFQRLGLSHFWVVEKV; encoded by the coding sequence ATGCCCGAACCAAGCAATCTGGATAAGGCCGCCTTGCGGGGCGAACCTTCATGGGTCTGGCGGGATGGCCAGCGTCGCCGTCTCGAAATGATTCAGGAAGCTGCCGGGGACCGAATCGGCGGTCAATTACTGGTGGATGGCTGCGGCGTCGGCATGTATCTGCATCACCTCAGCCCACAATTCTCGCCTGCGGTGGGGCTGGATATCGAATTTGAGCGCCTGCAGGAAGCTCATGCGCTTGAACCCAATGTGGTCAATGGCGTGGGTGAATACCTGCCGTTCCCATCCGGCACTTTCGACCTTATCCTCAGCCACGAAGTGCTGGAACATGTGCAGGATGACCAGCTTGCAATCAACGAGGCTGTACGTGTGCTCAAACCCGGTGGTCGGCTGGTCCTGTTCTGCCCGAACCGCGGTTACCCCTTCGAAACCCACGGGATCTACCGGCGGGGGAAATATCACTTTGGCAACAAACTCTTCGTCAACTATCTGCCGCGCCGCTGGCGGGACAAGCTCGCCCCCCATGTTGAAATCTACACCCGGCATGACCTGGACAAGCTCTTCAAGGGTTTACCCGTGAAATTCATCACCCGCGCCACCGTATTTGGCGCCTATGACAACATCATCGCCAAACGTCCCAAGCTGGGCAAGTTCCTGCGGTCTTTCCTGCAATGGCTGGAAAAGACCCCCTTCCAGCGCCTGGGGCTGTCGCATTTCTGGGTGGTTGAAAAGGTCTAA
- a CDS encoding methyltransferase, which produces MNARERIRTALAHQEPDRVPLDLGSSPTTGMHVSSVYLLRQALQLDPPGTPVKVTEPYQMLGEIKPDLMDVLGVDVVGLSNPNTMFGYPLADWKPWTFFDGTPVLVSGCFNTQPEANGDILMYPEGDTTAPPSGRMPSGGFYFDAIVRQPSFDEEHLDPTDNCEEFQPVSEADLDFYDKEAEGLFNQTDRAILANFGGTGFGDIALVPAVQLKNPRGIRDMEEWYMSTVIRRDYIWAVFEKQCEIGLENLKKIYERVGDKVAVVYISGADFGAQNGPFISPKAYRDLYQPFHKIINDWVHANTGWKTFIHSCGSVVKLIPDFIESGFDVLNPVQTSAAGMAPEGLAERFGDQVTFWGGGVDTQQVLPFGTPEEIRAQVQERMQIFGRGGGFVFNPIHNVQAQVPVENLLALYEAVAEYRDYSLK; this is translated from the coding sequence ATGAACGCCAGAGAACGCATCCGAACTGCCCTTGCCCACCAGGAACCTGACCGTGTCCCGCTTGATTTGGGTTCCAGCCCAACAACCGGCATGCATGTCTCCTCGGTTTATTTATTGCGCCAGGCGCTGCAGCTCGACCCACCCGGCACACCGGTGAAGGTCACTGAGCCTTACCAGATGCTGGGAGAGATCAAGCCAGACCTGATGGACGTGTTAGGGGTGGATGTGGTCGGCCTGAGCAATCCCAATACGATGTTTGGCTACCCCCTGGCGGATTGGAAGCCCTGGACCTTCTTCGATGGGACGCCAGTCCTGGTGTCGGGCTGTTTCAATACCCAACCCGAAGCCAACGGCGACATCCTGATGTACCCCGAAGGCGACACCACCGCACCACCCAGTGGGAGGATGCCCTCTGGCGGCTTCTATTTTGACGCCATCGTCCGCCAACCTTCGTTTGATGAAGAGCATTTGGACCCGACGGACAACTGCGAAGAATTCCAGCCAGTCTCCGAGGCTGACCTGGATTTCTATGATAAGGAAGCGGAAGGTCTCTTCAATCAAACTGACCGGGCGATCCTTGCCAATTTCGGCGGCACCGGCTTTGGCGACATCGCACTGGTCCCCGCCGTGCAGCTAAAAAATCCCCGCGGCATCCGCGACATGGAAGAATGGTATATGTCCACCGTAATACGGCGGGACTACATCTGGGCGGTCTTTGAGAAACAATGTGAGATCGGTCTGGAAAACCTGAAAAAGATCTATGAACGGGTCGGTGACAAAGTGGCCGTGGTCTACATTTCCGGTGCGGATTTTGGCGCCCAAAACGGCCCTTTCATCTCACCCAAGGCCTACCGTGATCTCTACCAACCCTTCCACAAGATCATCAACGATTGGGTGCACGCCAACACCGGCTGGAAGACCTTCATCCACTCCTGCGGTTCTGTGGTCAAGCTGATCCCGGATTTTATCGAGTCCGGCTTTGATGTCCTCAATCCGGTGCAAACCTCAGCAGCCGGCATGGCACCGGAGGGGCTGGCTGAGCGCTTTGGTGACCAGGTGACCTTCTGGGGCGGCGGGGTGGATACCCAACAAGTTTTGCCTTTTGGAACGCCGGAAGAGATTAGGGCACAGGTGCAGGAACGCATGCAGATCTTTGGCCGTGGCGGTGGGTTTGTTTTCAACCCAATCCATAACGTTCAGGCTCAAGTGCCGGTGGAGAACCTATTAGCGCTTTATGAAGCTGTGGCGGAATATAGGGATTATTCATTGAAATAA